In one Pungitius pungitius chromosome 13, fPunPun2.1, whole genome shotgun sequence genomic region, the following are encoded:
- the cbr1 gene encoding carbonyl reductase [NADPH] 1: MSVKVAVVTGSNKGIGLAIVRALCKQYQGDVYITARDVGRGQEAVESLASEGLKPKFHQLDINDLKSISAAAAYFKEKYGGVDVLVNNAGIAFKGADTTPFAVQAEVTLKTNFFATKDMLTHFLPLIKAGGRVVNVSSFVGARTLNNCDAALQQRFRSEDITEEELTGLMEQFVAQAKKGEHKKGGWPDTAYGTSKTGLTVLSMIHARRVSKERPSDGILVNACCPGWVRTDMAGDKAPKSPDEGAITPVYLALLPPGATQPHGKFVSDKEVQPW; the protein is encoded by the exons ATGTCTGTCAAAGTCGCCGTGGTAACGGGCAGCAACAAGGGCATCGGCCTGGCCATCGTCCGGGCGCTCTGCAAGCAGTACCAAGGAGACGTCTACATCACCGCCAGAGACGT cggCCGCGGTCAGGAAGCCGTGGAGTCTCTGGCCTCCGAGGGGCTGAAGCCAAAGTTCCACCAGCTGGACATCAACGACCTGAAGAGCATCAGTGCCGCTGCTGCTTACTTCAAAGAGAAGTACGGAGGGGTGGACGTCCTCGTGAACAACGCCGGGATCGCCTTCAAAG GGGCGGACACCACCCCGTTTGCGGTGCAGGCGGAGGTGACCCTGAAGACCAACTTCTTCGCCACCAAAGACATGTTGACCCACTTCCTCCCTCTCATCAAAGCCGGAG ggcgCGTGGTGAACGTCTCCAGCTTCGTCGGCGCCCGCACGTTGAACAACTGCGACGCGGCGCTGCAGCAGCGCTTCCGCAGCGAGGACATCACCGAGGAGGAGCTGACGGGACTGATGGAGCAGTTCGTCGCTCAGGCCAAGAAGGGCGAGCACAAGAAAGGCGGCTGGCCCGACACGGCCTACGGGACGTCCAAGACCGGACTCACG GTCCTGTCCATGATCCATGCTCGCCGTGTGTCCAAAGAGAGACCGAGCGACGGG ATCCTGGTGAACGCCTGCTGCCCCGGTTGGGTGCGCACCGACATGGCCGGCGACAAGGCCCCCAAGTCCCCGGACGAGGGCGCCATCACCCCCGTGTACCTGGCCCTGCTGCCGCCCGGAGCCACGCAGCCTCACGGCAAGTTCGTCTCCGATAAAGAGGTGCAGCCGTGGTGA